One genomic window of Chitinophagaceae bacterium includes the following:
- a CDS encoding TlpA family protein disulfide reductase, translating to MRLVFILVIINCFVKQASAQELKILKYTELEKILTSEPGKPKLINFWATWCKPCVEELPYFMSLQQEAKNENVQFIFISLDFMSQTTKVKELINKLSLTGTLLQLNESGGEWIDEFDSNWSGAIPYTVLLLPDGEKREHYDAFNSPEELRTFINKNISN from the coding sequence ATGAGATTAGTATTCATTTTAGTCATCATCAACTGTTTTGTGAAGCAAGCTTCAGCGCAGGAACTGAAAATTTTGAAGTACACAGAACTGGAAAAAATACTCACTTCGGAACCTGGAAAACCGAAGCTTATTAATTTCTGGGCAACCTGGTGCAAGCCCTGTGTAGAAGAGCTTCCTTACTTCATGTCATTGCAACAGGAGGCAAAGAATGAAAACGTGCAGTTCATTTTTATTTCGCTCGACTTTATGTCGCAGACCACAAAAGTGAAAGAATTGATTAATAAGCTTTCATTAACCGGCACACTGCTGCAATTGAACGAATCCGGTGGCGAATGGATCGATGAATTTGACAGCAACTGGTCAGGCGCCATTCCCTACACAGTGTTGCTTTTGCCGGATGGAGAAAAGCGTGAACATTATGATGCATTCAACAGTCCTGAAGAATTAAGGACCTTCATCAATAAAAACATTTCTAATTAA